The Chitinophaga niabensis genomic interval TGAAAATTGTAAAGTAAGCTACTAGAAGACCTATGATATTACCATAGTACATCTTATAAAGTGAATTGGATTAGTTTTCAATATTTCCCCTATTCTATAAAATCAAGGAAATAATAAGGCTTCAAATGGAAGTATATGCGAGTAACTCGTCTAAATATTTATGTCGCATCTCCTAAACAAAGTATGTTTGTCAAATATATTCAATAAATTGTATAATAAGTGTCAACAATTGTAATACTTTTCTAAATTTGCGTTTAGATAATCGATACAAAATGACAGAACTAGGCTTATTTCTTGCCAAAAAGTCCGTAAATAAGGCCGCAATTTCCAGAAGAACCGGTATAAGTAAATCTCGGTTGACTCAGCTTACCTCCAGTGCTAGTACGAAACTACGTGCTGATGAATTATATTTAATCGGTTTAGCTATCGATATAGATCCAGGAGAAATGCTCAATGAGATATTCAAAGAATTGAAGTTGAAAAACGAAAAGTAAAGATGATTACAAAAGAAAATTTTAAAGAGCTTTTAATTACTATAGGGTTTCTAGGTAATCGGGATTTATTCACAAAAAAATATCCTGAAATAGACGCTTATCTTAAAGTTGATTTTAAAAATGGAAAGCTTATCTATCCTGAGGATAAAGGCCTTAAGGTCAACGAGAGGCAAACGTGTAACTTTGGACAAAACGAGAATTTTGTAGTATTTGAGTGCGTAAACAGACTTTTTGAAAAAGGTTACAAACCGAATCATATTGAACTTGAACCAAAGTGGAAACTTGGCCATGGAGCCAGTGGAGGCCGTGCTGATATAATGGTTAAGGACAATTCTGGAAAATCTTTAATAATCATTGAATGCAAAACAGAAGGAAAGGAATTTGATATTGCTTGGAAGAAAACTCTAATCAACGGAGGTCAAATATTGTCTTATGTAAAACAAGCAGGTAGTACCCAATTTGTATGCCTATATTCTTCAGATTATCAAAATGGCAAGGTTGTTTGGAATAATTATCTTATTACTTTAAAGGACAACGAAAAATTGCTTCTAGAACTTGCAGAAAAGTCCCCTCTTTCTTTTGAAAAGGCAAAAGGGCTTGATGTGGAGGATATTTTTAAAGCTTGGAGTGAAACTTATCAACAAGATTTTGCAACTAAAGGAATATTTGAAGATGATATTCCTGCCTATGAGATTGGGAAAACTAAATATTCTCTTAAAGATTTAAATACAATAAGCAGTAATGATATTCAGGGAAAATATCATGAATTTGCAACAATTTTACGTCAGCATAATGTATCAGGTCGCGAAAATGCTTTTGACAAATTGGTAAGCTTATTCTTATGTAAAATAGTTGATGAAACTAATAATCCCGAAGAATTAAAATTTTACTGGAAAGGTATTGCATATGATGATCAATTTAGTTTAATTGATCGTCTACAAAAACTTTATCAGGATGGCATGCAGCGCTTTCTAGGTGAAGATGTTGTATACATTAGCGCAGATCAAATTGACAAAGCGTTTGATTTTTTCAAAAACGATCCAGACGCTACAAAAGACACCATTAAAAAATATTTCAGAGAATTAAAGTTCTTTAATAACAACGACTTCGGTTTTATTGATGTGCATAACGAAAAGCTGTTTTATCAAAATACAGCCATTCTTTTAAAGATTGTTAAAATGCTTCAGGATCTTCGGCTGAAAACAGACAGTGAATCTGCCAGCGAAGAAAACCAGTTTTTAGGCGATATGTTTGAAGGATTTCTTGACCAAGGTGTGAAACAGTCAGAAGGGCAATTTTTTACGCCAATGCCTATTGTAAAGTTTATCCTTAAATCACTCCCTCTCGAGGATATTATTACCAAACGAGATGAAATACCGAAAGTAATAGATTTCGCATGCGGTGCCGGACATTTCCTGAATGAGTATGCTAAAGAAATCAAATCGATAGTCGAAAAGCAGAAGGAAGGCAATGTAACAGACTACTATGAAAATGTATTTGGCATAGAAAAAGAATATCGATTATCCAAAGTGGCTAAGGTTTCTGCTTTTATGTATGGACAGGATAATATCAACATTGTCTATGCTGATGCCTTATCTTCCGGCAAAGCTATGGACGATAAAAATATCAAGGATGGTAGTTTTTCTCTCTTGGTAGCTAATCCTCCATACAGTGTAAAAGGGTTCCTCGAAACTCTTACTGAAACGGAAAGGAAAAAGTATCAGCTCATTGAAACTGTTGAAGAAAGAAGCTTTTCAAGCAATAATAGTATTGAAACATTCTTTATTGAACGGGCAAAACAGTTGCTAAAACCTGGAGGTGTGGCCGGAATAATTGTGCCTTCGTCTATTCTTACTAAAGGGAAAGCTAAGAGTACATCCCGGTCAACAAATATCTATGTAGCCACACGTGAACTTTTATTAAAGTATTTTGATATTGTGGCTATTGCAGAATTTGGGAGCGGGACATTTGGTAAAACAGGTACGAATACCGTTACCCTTTTTATTAGGCGAAAAAAGGAAAATCCGGCACCAGCAGACCACTTCAGGAACCGGATTAATGCTTGGTTCAACTTTGATAAAACTAAAGACGGGCTGTTTGAAGACGAGCATCTTTTAAAGCAGTATTGCAGTCACTTAGAATTAAAATTTGCAGATTATCAAACTCTTTTAAAAGGGGAACCTAATGAAGAATTACTTAGTACCGAAATTTTCAAAGATTATCAACGGGAATTTGACAAGTGGTCTGATATACAAAACCTCAAAAAGAAGAGTTTTTTTAAAGAACTTACGAAAGAAAAGCAAAATGCGGAAATAAAAAGACGTTTAGCCTCTTACCTTATTGACAATGAGAAAGAAAAGCTCTACTATTTTGTATTAGCAAGTCAGAATCCTCAAAAAGTATTGATCATTAAAAGCCCATCAAAAACTACAGAAATAAAAGAATTTCTGGGCTATGAATGGAGTGCAGCTAAAGGAAATGAAGGAATTAAATATTTAGGCGGTATTCAGTTAGGGAAATCCGAAATTGATGACAATGAAGATGAAAATTTGGAATTAGAAGAGGATGATAAACGCGTTTTGAGCAATATTTTCAATTTAAATAATATAAACACTCCGCTTTATGATCCTAAAAACAAACTTAATACTGAGAAAATTAACTATCTGATCCATCAGAATTTTAAAGGTGAAGATTTTGAAATACCTGAATCATTGGGCTCAACGACTATATACTCTGATTTGGTTGATATGATGAATTTTAAACTGCCAAATTTTAATAAATCAATCAGTCTTTCCCCGAGTAGTACAATAAAAATTGAGTCTAAATGGGAACTTAAAAAGCTGTCTTCTGTAGTCGACATAATTAGCGGGGGGACACCTTCGACTACTGTTGCGGAATATTGGAATGGCACCATCCCTTGGTTAAGTGTGGCTGATTTTAATAATGGAAATCGCTTTGTCTCAGAAACAGAAAAAACTATAACCCAATCGGGATTTGATAATAGCAACACAAATTATCTTGTTCCTGATGAAATAATCTTATCTGCACGAGGAACTGTTGGAGCCTTTGCACAAGTCGCGAAGAGGATGACATTTAATCAATCATGTTATGGTTTGAGAGCTAAAAACGGAATAACTAATTCGTACTTATATTACGTTCTTGGAGAACTACTCATGCAGTTCAAAGCAAAAGCATATGGAAGCAAGTTTGACGCAATAACTGTCAGTACTTTTGACGAAATATTAATTCCTGTTCCTCCTCCGGAAGTTCAAAAACAGATTATAGATACCTGCTCAGCTATTGATAAAGATGCGGAAAATGCACGAAAATCGCTATATGATTTAAGAAAGGAAATTCAGGATCTTTTTGAAGAAGCTTTTTCCAAAGCAAAGACTAATTTTAGGATAAGTGATACTGATTGTTTCGAAATTTCGATCGGCAAACGTGTATTAAAGACTGAAATTAATAATATTGGAGTTGGTATTCCTGTTTATAGTGCAAACGTATTTGAACCCTTCGGGCATATAAAGAAGGAATTGCTTGAAAGTTTTGACGTACCATCTGTCCTATGGGGAATTGATGGTGATTGGATGGTAAATTATATTCCTGAAAATAAACCCTTTTACCCAACGGACCATTGCGGGGTATTACGCGTAAAAAGCGATAAAATTGATCCTAAATATTTGGCCTGGGTGCTTCAAAAAGAAGGAGAACGGATAAGATTTTCTCGAACCAATCGGGCGTCGATGGATAGCATGAGAAGCCTTAGTGTAAGAGTACCGTCTAAAGAAATTCAATCCAAGCTAATTAAAGAAGTTTTCAAGAGAGAAGTGAAAATTGAGGAGTTGCAAAAGATTATCATAGGAATCGCCAAACGTAAAGAAGTGGTAATTAAGTCTTATTTAACTGGAGTGACTGAGTCCGAAGCTGCTAAGGAGACGAAGTCGAAAAAAGCATATCAAAAGAAGAAGTGAAACGACAGCTAAACAATAATATATATCAATGGTTGGATTTTCTAAAAACAAGATTTGTCTAAAGAATTTCACCAATCTTCTGGCGAAAATCTTTTAGAATGAAATTTTCAATTAAATTAAAAAATCTAAATATTTGGCTTGTCGGAACTACAGACAATTCTGTTGTGAATTAGTTTCTCTAAATCGGCCATGAATCGGTTCGAAATCAGTCCCTCGTAGCCCGCAGATAAAAAAAAGCACTGGAAATCAGTGCTTTTTTTTATAGTTAAATGGGAAAATCCAATTCACTTCTAAGCTGATAAAATATCATAAGGCAAGCTTTAGTGAGAAATACAAATATCAATTTTGTTGCTCCCAAAAATCTCTTCATAAAAGCTTTAAATCCTCCGGTAAGTAGTTCGAGTTTTGTACCAACAGGTTGGTTTAACACCTAAGTGTTCCCTTATAAAGTACCCAGACCATCAAAATACATTTTTTTAAGCTCTTTTCTTGAAGCTTCAGCACCTATCTGCTGGCGGTGGTCATAGATTGCCTGTGATTTTTTTCCGGCAAAATAACGTAGCTGGTCTTTGTTGTCTGTTGCTGCTTCATAAATAACTTCTGCGATCTCCTCAGGTGTGGAATCGGGATTGATCATGTCCAGCATTTTCTTTTCAACCGCATCGTAAAACGGAAGTGGCGTTATGTCCGAGTTGTGGCTGAATAATTCGGTCCTGGTAGCGCTGGGCGACACGGTTTTAACCCCAACATTAAACATGGACAGTTCGATCGACATACATTCGCTCCAGCCTTCCACTGCCCATTTCGTGCCGTTATAAACGCTGGTAAAGGGAAAGCTGGTATGACCGCCTATGGACGTAACATTAATGAACAAGCCATTTTTTGCTTTCCTGAAATAAGGGATAAACTCACGGGTTACACGCACAGTTCCAAGAAAATTGGTATCCACCTGGCGCACAATATTCTCATCAGAAAAAGCTTCTAAAGCACCCATCAGGCCATATCCCGCATTATTAATCACCACATCAATATTAAATAATGAAGTTGCTTTTGCTACAGTCGATTTGATTTGTTCCATATTGGTAACATCTAATGGCAAAAATGTTACATTTTCCAACTGCGACAGGTCGGTTTCGTTTTCCGGTTTGCGCATAGTGGCGATGACATTCCAACCTCTGGATTGAAACAGCTTTGCTGTTGCCTTTCCTATTCCGGATGAAGTTCCGGTAATGAATACTGTTTTCATGAATTTATTTTGTGTGGAACAAAAGTACCCCTCATAAAGTATATATTTGATACCTGTATACAAAAGGATACTTAAAATGATATTACAGAACGAGAAAAGACTCCAGGAAAAGATTCGCGCAATACAGGATACGATGTTTGTAATAGGTGGAAAATGGAAAATACCTGTTATCCTTTCGATTTATTACGGGAACAGGCGTTTCAACGATATCCTGGCTTCCATACCCAGGATTACCAATCGCGCACTTTCCAAAGAGCTAAAACAGCTGGAGGAAAATTTGTTGATCAGTAGGACAATCGTCAACGAATACCCCATAAGGATCGAATATGCAGTAACAGCGTACTGTTTGACCATAGAGAAAATAGCAAAGCCGATGGAAGAATGGGGAAAGAACCATAAAAAGAAGATTAGTAGGCAAAGCTAGGCACAAATCAGCCCCAAAACGGTTCGAAAGTTGTAACCTTCTCCCCGCAGATGACAAAACACCATCAATTAATTATTCTGCCAGGAAAACATATCTATTAAAATTAACGGAGAAAATTTCCCTTCCTGTTTTTTATCACCGCAATCTTCCTCTGTATTCATTAGGCGTTACGCCTAATAGCTTTTTTACATAACGGGTAAAAAATGAGCGGCTGCTGAATTCCATTTCATCGGCAATTTCGGATATGTTCAGGCCTTTGTTTTGCAGTAAAATGATGATGCGCTCTTTGGCGTGCCGCTGTATCCATTCCGAAGCAGTAATACCCGAATGGGTTTTGCACAAATGGTTTAGATATTTAGCAGTTATATTTAGCTCATTACTGTAAAACTGCACCTCACGGTGTTGCATGCAATGCCGTTGGAGTAGTTGTATAAAGCGTTCATACAAGGTTCCCGTTTGCAGGCTGTGTTTGCGTTGTTCGTATTCATTGGCAAACGTGTGCCACATTTCCAGGATGAATAATTGCATTTGCAGTTTCAGGGCCTCCTCATAAAAGCGGTGGCCGGTTTCCAGGAAGCGTTCGTTCAGTCTCTTAAAATTTGTCAGGATTTTTTCTTTGTCTTGTATGGTGATGCCCGTTTTTACCGGGTACACCCTCGAGTGTAATTGCGCATTGATGCTCCAGCTTTGATCAGGAATATTATTCATCAAAAAATCCTTTTCTACCAAAAGTACAATGGCCTGAAAGTTTTTTGAGAAATGTAAACCCGACAGCCTGCTTTCGGCAAACCAAAATAGGAACTGCCCGCCTTTGCATTCCATCAGCTGATCGTTAAACGAAAACTTAATGCTGCCCTTATGGCAATATAAATGTGTATGATATACTTCATAAAACCTTTTCGGTAGATCTGCTTCCTGTTTTACTTCCAATAACAAAATGCGGGGATCTTCTCTCTTACTCATCTGTTGTAAATTAACAAAACTAAGATAAGTGATATTTGACATTATTGGCGTAAATGGTGTAATAAATGATACCTGTACCGGTTGTAATTTTGTATCTCAATTAAGTAAGATGAATACAATCTTTAATGATCTGAAAAAGGGAACAACTGTGGGGCCACTGCATCCGCAAATAAAAGATTTGAGGGATGCCTCTTACGCCACCATCCGTTTATTAAAACAGTTAAATGCTTCTTCCAACTCCGGAGAAGTCAGAAAAATACTCGGGGAAATTACCGGCACTGTCATTGACGAAACAGTAGTTATATTTCCGCCCTTCTATATCAATTATGGCAAGCATATACACATCGGAAAAAATGTCTTCATCAATTTCAATTGTACTTTTTTGGCATTGGGAGGCATCATTATCGAAGATGATGTACTTATTGGCCCAGGAGTAAAAATACTATCCGAAGGGCACCCCTTATCGCCTGTCGAAAGGCAATCGCTCATACCGGGCAAAGTTCATATTAAACAAAATGCCTGGATCGGTGCCGGCGCCACCATTCTTCCTGCAATCACCATAGGAGAAAATGCCGTTGTTGCCGCAGGTGCTGTGGTAGCGAAAGATGTGCCAGCAAATACTGTGGTGGCAGGCATTCCAGCAAAAGCTATTAAATCATTATAAACAGAATAAGGATGAAAAAAATATTATTAATCGCAATGATGTTTCTAATAGCTGAACACGCGTTAACCCAAAGCAAAAAATCAAATTATCAAAAAATGCAAACAACAGCGCATTACACTTTTACAATAAGCGATGAAGTAACCCGCCAGAAAGTAACATTTAAAAACCGCTATGGAATTAAGCTTTCAGGCGATTTATATCTTCCGAAAAATGCCGGGAATCAAAATTTACCCGCCCTTGCCATTAGCGGACCTTTCGGAGCAGTGAAAGAGCAATCATCTGGATTGTATGCCTACCAAATGGCAGAGCGTGGCTTTGCAGCATTAGCTTTCGACCCCTCGTATACAGGCGAGAGCGGTGGTGAACCCCGTGCTGTTGCGTCCCCGGATATTAATACAGAGGACTTTAGTTCAGCAGTAGATTTTCTCGGGATTCAAAAAAATATTGACCGCAATAAAATAGGCATCATCGGCATTTGTGGTTTTGCAGGATTTGCCTTAAACGCTACGGCTATTGATAAGCGTGTAAAAGCCGTTGCCACCACAAGTATGTATGATATGAGCAGGGTAATGTCTAAAGGCTATAATGATGCTACAACGCCTGAACAGCGCACAAAACTATTAGAACAATTAGGAGAACAACGTTGGAAAGATGCAGAAGCAGGAACATTTGCTGCCGGAGCAAGATTGAACGCAGAAAAATTGCAGGGAAATGAACCACAGTTCGTAAAGGAGTACTTTGATTACTACCGCACACCAAGAGGTTTTCACGAACGTTCTCTAAATTCTGCAGGTGCCTGGAACGCCACCAATGCATTATCTTTTATGAATATGCCGATATTAAGCTACATTAAAGAAATTGCACCAAGACCAATGCTTTTGATAGCAGGGGAAAACGCACACTCGCGTTATTTCAGCGAAGATGCCTTCAAAGCGGCTTCTGAACCGAAAGAACTAATGATTATTCCTAATACTGTTCATGTTGACTTATACGACCGAATGGATAAAATTCCTTTTTGGAAACTGGACATGTTTTTTAAAGAACATCTCAAATAAAGTATTGCAGCCAACAATTCTAAAAGAAGACAATTACGAATAGTTTGTCCCTTTTCCATTTCTCCACTACATTGTGAAGTTCCTGATAAGCGCGTTCCGGATGGATACCCGGTGGTAAATGAGCCACAACATACTTAGTGAACCATTGGTCTGCCTTCCTGGATTCTCATATTTCCATAACCGCCCAGCCATCATCAGTTGGGTGGGCGCACTGCAAAATGACTCCCGGAGCTTGTTTGATCAGATCTTTTACTACTGATAAAACACCTTTGTATTCCTCCAGGGTTTGTCCTTTAACTCGCCATGTTTTTTAAAAGCAAAACTGCGGGAATATAGGAGCTGGGGCAATAGTATAATCGTACTATCTGTTACATTTGTATATGTCTGAATACCCTTCCATCATCCACAACATCCTTCAGCTCGTTGATCTAAATGAGCAGGAAATTGAATTCATCACCTCCCGGCTTGTTTTTACAACGCTTAAGAAAAAGGAATTTCTATTAAGAGAAGGAGAGGTCTGCAAGTACAAGAACTACATCGTGAAAGGCTGCCTCGTTATGTATTATATAGATGAACAAGGGCGTGAGAGGGTCATTCACCTGGCAGACCGGGATCATTGGGCTAATGATCTCTACAGTTATTTCACCGGCAAACCTGCCAGCTTCTTTTTCCAGGCCCTGGAAGACGCAGAGGTCCTTCAACTATCGAGGCCCGACCTTGATGCTATATTTGCAAACATCCCCAAGATGGAACGCTTTTTCAGGATCAGGTATCAGAATTCCCTGGTTATCCAGCAACACAGGATCATCCAGAATCAGTTCGAAACCGCCGAGCAGAAGTACCAGGAGTTCAGGCTAAAGTACCCGGACCTGGAGCAACGTATTCCCCTAAAATATATCGCCTCTTACCTTGGCATTACCCAGCAATTCCTGAGTGTATTACGAGCTAATTTTTAATGTAGATTAAAAATTGCCGTCCGCAATGGTCGTTCCTTTGAAGTACAAATATCAACATCATGAAAAATGTACTCGCAGGAACATTGCTCTTTTTGGCAGCATGTAATAATATGTTTGAGAGAAAAACATCTGCCAATGTGGCCAGGCTAAAAGCCATTATGGAAGAAACAGACAGGACCTGGAGCTTCCAGCCATTGATAGACATCTTAGCGCCCGATGTAAAATTCAAATCAACTGTACCTGATGGAACTCCGATCAGTGGGGAGTTTCGTGGGAAGGAAGCAGTGGCTCGTTATTTCAATGTGATACTGCAGGATGTGGCGGTGTTTAAGCAACAGGTGCCTATGGAGTTCATTGAAGCGGGGAACCGTGTGATTATACTGGGTGATGATGCTTATACGTTGAAGAAGACCGGGGCAACGTACAGGAGCCCTTATGCTGCGATATTTACATTTGAGGGAGGATTGATCAGGGATATACTGATCATCCAGGATTTGTCGGGGATCTGGGATGCTTACAGGGAGGGGTAGGCGATCAAACAGCTTTCTAAAAGGCGATAATCATAGATTATCGCCTTTTCATTATGCCTGCCGGTTACGCACAATACATATAGACCTTAAACTCATCAGGCTAACTGATTAAACTTTCTGAAAGGATTATTAACAAATCAAAACCACATATCCATTAGCGTTAGGATTGGTATTAACAAATTCGGATTAGGATTCCTCACTTTTATACTACTTTTCAATGTTAAGTAATTGTGATTTTTATTTTTCAAAATATTGATAATAACAAGTATAAGGTATTAACCATCCTTTAATATTAACAAAAATCGCTATGACTGCGCCTTGATGTATGTTAATTGGTTTAATTGCACTAGCTAGCCCTAATTTTGGTTAACAGTTTAGCTTAAAATTACTACCGGCCAGTATACAGTAAATACTATTTAACCTAAATCCGATTTTCCCAATTTAAGACAACCAAGTAACCCTCAGACATGTTGAGCTATCCATTTTCAACCAAGCCGCACATGCGGTTTATCATTAAAGGCGTGCCAGAAGAAGAAATTACCCTTACCACTGAAATCCCATTGCAGTATCGCCCACATATCTATCCCTATGCTCAGGCTATTCTTGAAGAATCCGCTGCGGTGAGTATTATTCACCAGGTAATGCAGATCAATGGATTCACTGTCTGCAACCATATATTCTTTGCCAGGAAGAACATAATGCTTGCTCCTTATTCTGCCGAACCTGTTTCGGCTCTTCATTTTATGATGAAAGGAAGCATCCGCTGCGAACTGGCCGATGTGGGATCTCTATGGTTACGTGCAGGACAGTTCGGGTTCTTCAATGTAAGCAACGCCAGCCATAAAGCCTGGCTGGAAAAAGGTGGAGTGTATGAATCCTTCCACATTGATTTCACTCGTGAGCAATTACTGGCACTGGCCCCCTATTCAGATCTGATCAAAAAGCTGCTGGATAAGTCGGAAAAAAACCAATCTGCCTATGTAATGCCTTCTGCGGGAATAATGATCAACCGTCTTTATGAACTCATCAATGAAATACGCCAAACCTTCCCCTCTTATAAAATGAAAGAGCTTGAATTGCCTGCTAACATCTCTTTACTAATGGCCAATGCCCTAAAGGATGCAGAGCAAAGTTCTATTTCCGTTCCAGCCAATGACGATACACTTCTCTTTACAACCATCCATGCTTACATCCTTAATAATTTATCCC includes:
- a CDS encoding helix-turn-helix domain-containing protein codes for the protein MTELGLFLAKKSVNKAAISRRTGISKSRLTQLTSSASTKLRADELYLIGLAIDIDPGEMLNEIFKELKLKNEK
- a CDS encoding restriction endonuclease subunit S — its product is MITKENFKELLITIGFLGNRDLFTKKYPEIDAYLKVDFKNGKLIYPEDKGLKVNERQTCNFGQNENFVVFECVNRLFEKGYKPNHIELEPKWKLGHGASGGRADIMVKDNSGKSLIIIECKTEGKEFDIAWKKTLINGGQILSYVKQAGSTQFVCLYSSDYQNGKVVWNNYLITLKDNEKLLLELAEKSPLSFEKAKGLDVEDIFKAWSETYQQDFATKGIFEDDIPAYEIGKTKYSLKDLNTISSNDIQGKYHEFATILRQHNVSGRENAFDKLVSLFLCKIVDETNNPEELKFYWKGIAYDDQFSLIDRLQKLYQDGMQRFLGEDVVYISADQIDKAFDFFKNDPDATKDTIKKYFRELKFFNNNDFGFIDVHNEKLFYQNTAILLKIVKMLQDLRLKTDSESASEENQFLGDMFEGFLDQGVKQSEGQFFTPMPIVKFILKSLPLEDIITKRDEIPKVIDFACGAGHFLNEYAKEIKSIVEKQKEGNVTDYYENVFGIEKEYRLSKVAKVSAFMYGQDNINIVYADALSSGKAMDDKNIKDGSFSLLVANPPYSVKGFLETLTETERKKYQLIETVEERSFSSNNSIETFFIERAKQLLKPGGVAGIIVPSSILTKGKAKSTSRSTNIYVATRELLLKYFDIVAIAEFGSGTFGKTGTNTVTLFIRRKKENPAPADHFRNRINAWFNFDKTKDGLFEDEHLLKQYCSHLELKFADYQTLLKGEPNEELLSTEIFKDYQREFDKWSDIQNLKKKSFFKELTKEKQNAEIKRRLASYLIDNEKEKLYYFVLASQNPQKVLIIKSPSKTTEIKEFLGYEWSAAKGNEGIKYLGGIQLGKSEIDDNEDENLELEEDDKRVLSNIFNLNNINTPLYDPKNKLNTEKINYLIHQNFKGEDFEIPESLGSTTIYSDLVDMMNFKLPNFNKSISLSPSSTIKIESKWELKKLSSVVDIISGGTPSTTVAEYWNGTIPWLSVADFNNGNRFVSETEKTITQSGFDNSNTNYLVPDEIILSARGTVGAFAQVAKRMTFNQSCYGLRAKNGITNSYLYYVLGELLMQFKAKAYGSKFDAITVSTFDEILIPVPPPEVQKQIIDTCSAIDKDAENARKSLYDLRKEIQDLFEEAFSKAKTNFRISDTDCFEISIGKRVLKTEINNIGVGIPVYSANVFEPFGHIKKELLESFDVPSVLWGIDGDWMVNYIPENKPFYPTDHCGVLRVKSDKIDPKYLAWVLQKEGERIRFSRTNRASMDSMRSLSVRVPSKEIQSKLIKEVFKREVKIEELQKIIIGIAKRKEVVIKSYLTGVTESEAAKETKSKKAYQKKK
- a CDS encoding SDR family NAD(P)-dependent oxidoreductase, which translates into the protein MKTVFITGTSSGIGKATAKLFQSRGWNVIATMRKPENETDLSQLENVTFLPLDVTNMEQIKSTVAKATSLFNIDVVINNAGYGLMGALEAFSDENIVRQVDTNFLGTVRVTREFIPYFRKAKNGLFINVTSIGGHTSFPFTSVYNGTKWAVEGWSECMSIELSMFNVGVKTVSPSATRTELFSHNSDITPLPFYDAVEKKMLDMINPDSTPEEIAEVIYEAATDNKDQLRYFAGKKSQAIYDHRQQIGAEASRKELKKMYFDGLGTL
- a CDS encoding winged helix-turn-helix transcriptional regulator; translated protein: MILQNEKRLQEKIRAIQDTMFVIGGKWKIPVILSIYYGNRRFNDILASIPRITNRALSKELKQLEENLLISRTIVNEYPIRIEYAVTAYCLTIEKIAKPMEEWGKNHKKKISRQS
- a CDS encoding helix-turn-helix domain-containing protein is translated as MNNIPDQSWSINAQLHSRVYPVKTGITIQDKEKILTNFKRLNERFLETGHRFYEEALKLQMQLFILEMWHTFANEYEQRKHSLQTGTLYERFIQLLQRHCMQHREVQFYSNELNITAKYLNHLCKTHSGITASEWIQRHAKERIIILLQNKGLNISEIADEMEFSSRSFFTRYVKKLLGVTPNEYRGRLR
- a CDS encoding DapH/DapD/GlmU-related protein yields the protein MNTIFNDLKKGTTVGPLHPQIKDLRDASYATIRLLKQLNASSNSGEVRKILGEITGTVIDETVVIFPPFYINYGKHIHIGKNVFINFNCTFLALGGIIIEDDVLIGPGVKILSEGHPLSPVERQSLIPGKVHIKQNAWIGAGATILPAITIGENAVVAAGAVVAKDVPANTVVAGIPAKAIKSL
- a CDS encoding alpha/beta hydrolase, translating into MKKILLIAMMFLIAEHALTQSKKSNYQKMQTTAHYTFTISDEVTRQKVTFKNRYGIKLSGDLYLPKNAGNQNLPALAISGPFGAVKEQSSGLYAYQMAERGFAALAFDPSYTGESGGEPRAVASPDINTEDFSSAVDFLGIQKNIDRNKIGIIGICGFAGFALNATAIDKRVKAVATTSMYDMSRVMSKGYNDATTPEQRTKLLEQLGEQRWKDAEAGTFAAGARLNAEKLQGNEPQFVKEYFDYYRTPRGFHERSLNSAGAWNATNALSFMNMPILSYIKEIAPRPMLLIAGENAHSRYFSEDAFKAASEPKELMIIPNTVHVDLYDRMDKIPFWKLDMFFKEHLK
- a CDS encoding Crp/Fnr family transcriptional regulator, which codes for MSEYPSIIHNILQLVDLNEQEIEFITSRLVFTTLKKKEFLLREGEVCKYKNYIVKGCLVMYYIDEQGRERVIHLADRDHWANDLYSYFTGKPASFFFQALEDAEVLQLSRPDLDAIFANIPKMERFFRIRYQNSLVIQQHRIIQNQFETAEQKYQEFRLKYPDLEQRIPLKYIASYLGITQQFLSVLRANF
- a CDS encoding nuclear transport factor 2 family protein, which codes for MKNVLAGTLLFLAACNNMFERKTSANVARLKAIMEETDRTWSFQPLIDILAPDVKFKSTVPDGTPISGEFRGKEAVARYFNVILQDVAVFKQQVPMEFIEAGNRVIILGDDAYTLKKTGATYRSPYAAIFTFEGGLIRDILIIQDLSGIWDAYREG
- a CDS encoding helix-turn-helix transcriptional regulator, coding for MRFIIKGVPEEEITLTTEIPLQYRPHIYPYAQAILEESAAVSIIHQVMQINGFTVCNHIFFARKNIMLAPYSAEPVSALHFMMKGSIRCELADVGSLWLRAGQFGFFNVSNASHKAWLEKGGVYESFHIDFTREQLLALAPYSDLIKKLLDKSEKNQSAYVMPSAGIMINRLYELINEIRQTFPSYKMKELELPANISLLMANALKDAEQSSISVPANDDTLLFTTIHAYILNNLSRELGNVEIARDYNISVSKLKTGYKKVYAESLQSFVRRARLETARELILTTNLTMHKISEMVGYGDYGNFSRRYRAYFGHPPSEVVRR